A window from Corynebacterium accolens encodes these proteins:
- a CDS encoding gamma carbonic anhydrase family protein: MPIYSFQGKRPRIHRSAWIAPNATIIGDVEIGPDSSVFYGCVLRGDVGPIRIGSRCNIQDNSVVHVERAAPCVLEDDVTVGHMAMLHGTHVGAGSLVGMSATLLSHSTIGPGSLIAAGAVVREGADIPARSLAAGVPATVRRALSAEQSAAFIPHAARYVDIAKQQSGTELTLDDVYFD, encoded by the coding sequence ATGCCCATCTATTCCTTTCAAGGCAAGCGCCCGCGCATCCACCGCAGCGCCTGGATCGCGCCGAATGCCACGATCATTGGTGACGTGGAAATCGGCCCGGATTCTTCCGTGTTTTATGGCTGCGTGCTGCGCGGTGATGTCGGCCCCATCCGTATTGGCAGCCGGTGCAATATTCAGGACAATAGCGTTGTCCACGTGGAGCGGGCGGCGCCGTGCGTCCTTGAAGACGATGTCACGGTAGGCCACATGGCCATGCTCCACGGCACCCATGTGGGCGCTGGCAGCCTGGTGGGCATGTCCGCTACCCTACTGTCTCACTCCACCATCGGGCCCGGTTCGCTCATCGCCGCCGGCGCGGTGGTGCGCGAGGGCGCGGATATCCCGGCGCGTTCCTTGGCCGCCGGCGTCCCGGCTACCGTGCGCCGCGCGCTTTCCGCCGAGCAATCCGCGGCGTTTATCCCGCACGCCGCGCGCTACGTGGACATAGCTAAGCAGCAATCCGGCACCGAACTGACGCTGGATGATGTTTACTTTGACTAG